The Falsibacillus pallidus genome has a segment encoding these proteins:
- a CDS encoding 3-oxoacyl-ACP synthase, with protein sequence MNIGILSTGIYLPDEKMTSKEISEKAGIPLEVIEDKMGIRSKTIPGAEDHTCEMGVRAAKIAIERAGIDPKEIDVVIYIGEEYKEYPLWTAAIKLQEEIGAYRAWAFDTALRCGTALMGLKLAKSLMVADSSIQTVLLAGGYRNGDFIDYKNERTRFMFNLAAGGGAIILQKGLKKNRLLETEIITDGSFSEDVVVTAGGTKNPITAENLKEGLYRLDVLDPAGMKKRLEQKSMDNFLKVIRESLAKSGYKEEDVGYAAILHMKRSAHDYVLRELGLSNEQSIYLEDYGHIGQFDQILSLELAEREGKLKSGDIVVLVSAGIGYAWAASTIQWGNFE encoded by the coding sequence ATGAATATCGGCATTTTAAGCACAGGTATTTATCTTCCGGATGAGAAGATGACAAGCAAGGAAATCTCAGAGAAAGCAGGAATTCCCCTGGAAGTGATCGAAGACAAAATGGGAATAAGATCAAAAACGATCCCCGGGGCAGAAGATCATACGTGTGAAATGGGCGTCCGGGCCGCGAAAATAGCGATTGAGCGTGCAGGAATCGACCCGAAGGAAATCGACGTGGTCATTTATATTGGGGAGGAGTACAAAGAATACCCGTTATGGACGGCCGCCATCAAACTTCAGGAAGAAATCGGGGCTTACCGGGCATGGGCTTTTGACACAGCTTTAAGGTGCGGGACAGCACTAATGGGCCTGAAACTGGCCAAGTCATTGATGGTCGCAGATTCATCCATTCAGACAGTACTTTTGGCTGGAGGATATCGAAACGGGGATTTCATCGATTATAAAAATGAACGCACCCGATTTATGTTCAATTTGGCAGCAGGCGGGGGAGCAATCATCCTGCAAAAAGGATTGAAAAAGAACCGTTTGCTTGAAACAGAAATTATTACGGACGGTTCATTTTCGGAAGATGTCGTCGTCACGGCAGGGGGAACGAAGAACCCTATTACAGCCGAGAATTTAAAAGAAGGGCTTTATAGACTGGATGTCTTAGATCCTGCAGGGATGAAAAAGCGTCTTGAACAAAAGTCCATGGATAACTTTTTGAAAGTGATAAGGGAATCCCTTGCAAAGAGCGGTTATAAAGAAGAGGACGTTGGGTATGCAGCCATCCTTCATATGAAACGCTCTGCTCACGATTACGTTCTGCGGGAATTAGGGCTGTCGAATGAACAATCTATCTATCTTGAAGACTATGGTCATATCGGACAGTTCGATCAAATCTTATCCCTGGAGCTTGCAGAACGGGAAGGAAAATTGAAAAGTGGGGATATTGTGGTGCTGGTCAGTGCAGGCATAGGATACGCATGGGCTGCATCAACCATTCAGTGGGGAAATTTTGAGTGA
- a CDS encoding ABC transporter ATP-binding protein: protein MSSLLEVNQIETYIGQYHILQGVSFQAQKGEVTVLLGRNGAGKTTTLRSIMGMTPASKGEIKYKGVEISKLPTYKTSNLGIGFVPEDQGIFGELTVEENIKVAMKKVDDETNSRLEWILALFPDLKKFWKKPGGLLSGGQKQMLSIARAYVNENDLLLIDEPSKGLAPVIVEKVMESIQEMKKKTTIILVEQNFIMASAIGDKFFIIDDGRTVHSGEMKSLKEDEEMKRKYLGIA from the coding sequence ATGAGTTCACTGCTTGAAGTCAATCAAATTGAGACCTATATCGGACAATATCATATTTTGCAGGGAGTATCCTTCCAGGCTCAAAAAGGAGAAGTGACAGTCCTTTTAGGTAGAAATGGCGCCGGCAAAACCACCACACTAAGATCCATTATGGGGATGACCCCTGCATCCAAAGGCGAAATTAAGTACAAGGGAGTGGAAATAAGCAAACTGCCAACCTATAAAACATCCAATCTTGGAATAGGGTTTGTGCCTGAAGACCAAGGGATATTCGGAGAGCTGACCGTTGAAGAAAATATAAAGGTCGCCATGAAAAAGGTGGATGATGAAACAAACAGCCGTCTGGAATGGATCCTTGCCCTGTTCCCTGACTTGAAGAAGTTCTGGAAGAAGCCGGGTGGACTTCTGAGCGGGGGGCAGAAGCAGATGCTGTCCATTGCAAGGGCATATGTCAATGAGAATGACCTCCTGCTTATCGATGAGCCCAGCAAAGGGCTGGCACCGGTGATTGTGGAAAAAGTGATGGAGTCCATTCAGGAGATGAAAAAGAAAACAACCATCATTTTGGTGGAGCAGAATTTTATCATGGCCAGCGCCATCGGGGATAAATTTTTTATCATCGATGACGGCAGGACTGTTCACTCCGGAGAGATGAAATCACTGAAAGAAGATGAAGAAATGAAAAGGAAATATTTAGGTATAGCGTAA
- a CDS encoding acyl-CoA synthetase yields MLSHLNWMESRARLTPDEIAIIDGETEKKTTYQELNERAGKWAVFLAGKGAVKGDRICLIEENDGVYFELMFACAKLGAIFVPLNWRLGREELEQILDDCRPKVLLYGSPFSKIAAERSFRVETIRLESVEFHEEAAQHIKHISVKEDDPWIMIYTGGTTGKPKGVVLTHQSVNWNALNTIVSWNLTKDDTTLTYLPLFHTGGINALSMPILMMGGTVVIGKQFEPVTAIRQLIKHQCTIALFVPTMYHMMIHTEEFERAEFKSMNVFLSGGAPCPLSIYDVFIRKGLPFKEGYGLTEAGPNNFYIDPEDAKKKKGSVGKEMMFNSIRILKEDGTEAGREEVGELLISGKHVFAFYWNDPCSTSQSLKDDGWLYTGDLAKRDAEGYVYIVGRKKDMIITGGENVYPLEIEHWICEHYDINEAAVIGLSDEKWGERVAAFVSLKTGAVLSEEELKSHCQLKFTNYKIPKEFHFIDSLPKTDVGKIDKKTLKLTYEK; encoded by the coding sequence GTGCTGAGTCATTTGAATTGGATGGAGAGCCGTGCACGGTTGACTCCAGACGAAATTGCCATCATCGATGGAGAAACAGAGAAAAAAACGACCTATCAAGAACTGAATGAACGTGCAGGAAAGTGGGCGGTTTTTTTGGCGGGAAAAGGAGCAGTCAAAGGAGACCGCATCTGCCTGATTGAAGAAAACGACGGAGTCTACTTTGAGCTGATGTTTGCGTGCGCAAAATTGGGAGCGATTTTTGTTCCGCTGAATTGGCGCCTGGGAAGAGAAGAGTTGGAACAGATCTTAGATGATTGCCGGCCGAAAGTTTTGCTGTATGGAAGCCCTTTTTCAAAAATAGCAGCTGAGAGATCGTTCAGGGTGGAAACTATCAGGCTCGAAAGCGTTGAATTCCATGAGGAAGCAGCACAACATATTAAGCATATATCTGTAAAAGAAGATGATCCCTGGATCATGATCTATACTGGCGGAACGACTGGGAAGCCAAAAGGAGTTGTGCTCACTCATCAGTCTGTCAATTGGAACGCATTAAACACTATTGTCAGCTGGAACCTGACAAAGGATGATACGACGCTGACCTATTTGCCGCTGTTTCATACCGGTGGGATAAATGCTTTGTCCATGCCAATCTTGATGATGGGAGGTACGGTTGTCATCGGGAAGCAATTTGAACCGGTTACGGCGATCAGGCAGCTGATCAAGCATCAATGCACCATTGCTTTGTTTGTGCCCACCATGTATCACATGATGATCCATACGGAAGAGTTTGAAAGAGCCGAGTTCAAGAGTATGAATGTATTTTTATCTGGTGGCGCCCCGTGTCCATTATCGATTTATGATGTTTTTATTCGGAAAGGTCTGCCTTTCAAAGAGGGGTATGGATTGACCGAAGCAGGCCCTAATAATTTTTACATAGATCCAGAGGATGCTAAAAAGAAAAAGGGATCGGTTGGAAAGGAAATGATGTTCAATTCGATCAGGATCCTTAAGGAAGATGGAACGGAAGCTGGTAGAGAGGAAGTAGGCGAACTCTTGATCAGCGGGAAGCATGTCTTCGCATTTTATTGGAATGATCCCTGTTCTACTTCTCAAAGCTTAAAAGATGATGGGTGGCTGTATACGGGGGATTTGGCGAAGCGGGATGCAGAAGGATATGTTTATATTGTGGGCAGGAAAAAAGATATGATCATTACAGGCGGGGAGAATGTCTACCCATTGGAGATCGAGCATTGGATCTGTGAACATTATGACATCAATGAGGCTGCGGTGATAGGCTTGAGTGATGAAAAATGGGGAGAGCGGGTAGCGGCATTTGTTTCCCTCAAAACCGGTGCAGTTCTTAGCGAAGAAGAGTTGAAATCCCACTGTCAATTGAAATTCACCAACTATAAAATCCCAAAAGAATTTCATTTTATCGACTCATTGCCAAAGACGGATGTCGGAAAAATTGATAAAAAAACATTAAAACTGACATATGAGAAATAA
- a CDS encoding MFS transporter, translating to MKFINKLSFIEPLLVAAAIMVACNIYTLLPLYDPISSDLSISREQVVIAASIFTFFYALGLLIFGPLSDKWGKRTIIVYGLGISAASTFLVSLSSGEWTLFLFRGIQGFTLASFAPVAFSYTYDLFKEKKRTMLLVYINTGFLAAGILGQLISDTISRQMNWQAVFLFFMIVYLVLFLMSFFIFPATAIVKDKSSSAVRIMAGLLKRRSLILSYGIVLTLLGSFAAFYDAVTRLSDIPHESLFQIRMMGLTGAVLSLFTGKLIELMGEIKTLFLGIALGLLGMLLLLLAPVVLLTLMISSILVVSSVSLMIPTIITFIANGSGVHRSKALSLYSFTLLAGASLAPLLIMPLGFRGSIAVILAFFAVDLVLAVLLIRTQSKSIIQLQRESMHNH from the coding sequence ATGAAATTCATTAATAAACTGTCCTTTATTGAGCCGCTTCTCGTTGCGGCGGCCATCATGGTCGCCTGCAACATTTATACTCTCCTGCCTTTATATGACCCCATTTCATCCGACCTTTCCATTTCCCGTGAACAGGTAGTCATCGCTGCCAGCATATTCACGTTTTTCTATGCCCTCGGTCTCCTTATCTTTGGGCCGCTTTCAGACAAATGGGGAAAAAGGACGATTATCGTTTATGGACTGGGTATTTCTGCTGCCAGTACTTTTTTGGTCTCCCTTTCTTCAGGCGAATGGACGCTGTTCCTTTTCAGGGGGATTCAAGGATTCACTTTGGCAAGCTTTGCTCCCGTCGCATTTTCTTATACTTATGACTTATTCAAAGAAAAGAAGCGGACCATGCTGCTTGTTTATATCAATACTGGATTTCTGGCAGCCGGGATCCTCGGACAGCTGATCAGTGATACAATCAGCCGCCAAATGAACTGGCAAGCTGTCTTTCTGTTTTTTATGATTGTTTATCTAGTGCTCTTCTTGATGAGCTTCTTCATTTTCCCTGCCACTGCAATAGTAAAAGATAAAAGTTCTTCGGCCGTTCGAATCATGGCAGGGCTGCTGAAAAGACGTTCCTTGATTCTTTCGTACGGAATCGTCCTGACGCTCCTTGGTTCGTTTGCTGCCTTCTATGATGCAGTGACACGGCTCTCAGACATCCCCCACGAATCTTTATTTCAAATCAGGATGATGGGTTTGACTGGTGCTGTTTTATCCCTCTTTACCGGTAAACTCATTGAGCTGATGGGCGAAATAAAAACCCTTTTTCTCGGCATCGCACTCGGGCTTCTTGGAATGCTGTTACTCCTGCTTGCACCTGTCGTGCTCCTGACATTGATGATTTCATCCATATTAGTGGTTTCAAGTGTTTCGCTGATGATTCCGACCATCATCACGTTTATTGCCAATGGCAGCGGGGTTCATCGGTCTAAAGCATTGAGCCTGTATTCATTTACATTATTAGCGGGGGCAAGCCTTGCTCCACTCCTGATCATGCCCTTGGGCTTTCGCGGAAGCATCGCGGTGATACTGGCCTTTTTTGCCGTTGATCTGGTTCTGGCTGTTTTATTGATAAGAACACAGTCAAAAAGCATCATTCAACTCCAAAGAGAGTCGATGCATAACCATTGA
- a CDS encoding ABC transporter ATP-binding protein, translated as MGNILETKDLTIRLGGHTAVDGVSIAIQEKHFKAIIGPNGAGKTTFFNLLSGQLSPTKGSIMLKGEDITSLSPTNRTRKGVGRSFQITNVFPNLTVLENVRLAVQSQAGIRYQMLRHFSRFDSVVKKAEDHLKLVLLDSKAGSLACNLSHGEKRKLEIAMLLALETEILLLDEPTAGMSVEEVPAIVEVIKNIKLRGERTIVLIEHKMDMIMELSDSIMVLFNGQLLADGPPDEIVKNETVQSAYLGGLYNEFTA; from the coding sequence ATGGGAAATATTCTAGAGACAAAAGATTTGACGATCAGACTTGGCGGGCATACAGCTGTTGACGGTGTAAGCATCGCCATTCAGGAAAAGCATTTCAAGGCGATCATTGGACCTAACGGGGCAGGGAAAACAACATTTTTCAACCTTTTGAGCGGCCAGCTTTCACCGACAAAAGGAAGCATCATGTTAAAAGGGGAGGATATCACTTCTCTTTCTCCGACAAATCGGACGAGAAAAGGCGTAGGGCGCTCTTTTCAGATCACGAATGTGTTCCCGAATTTAACGGTGCTGGAAAATGTAAGATTGGCCGTTCAATCACAAGCAGGAATCCGCTATCAGATGCTGCGGCATTTTAGCAGATTTGATTCGGTGGTCAAAAAGGCAGAGGATCATCTGAAGCTTGTTCTCTTAGATAGTAAAGCGGGTTCCTTGGCATGCAATCTATCACACGGGGAAAAAAGGAAGCTCGAAATTGCCATGCTTCTCGCGCTGGAAACAGAAATCCTTCTATTGGATGAACCGACCGCGGGAATGTCCGTTGAAGAAGTGCCGGCCATAGTGGAAGTCATTAAAAATATTAAACTGCGGGGAGAAAGGACCATTGTGTTGATCGAGCACAAAATGGATATGATCATGGAGTTATCCGATTCTATCATGGTTCTTTTCAACGGTCAGCTGCTTGCTGACGGTCCACCGGATGAAATCGTCAAGAATGAGACCGTCCAATCCGCGTATTTAGGAGGGCTCTATAATGAGTTCACTGCTTGA
- a CDS encoding branched-chain amino acid ABC transporter permease — protein sequence MELIMNLSINGLATGMLIFLLAAGLTLIFGLMDVLNFAHGGLFAWGAYSGVWVYSTTGSFVLAIGGAILTGLVLGFITEKLIIQPVYGNHIQQILITLGLMLVLSELLKVVWGPNQISAKTPSYLSGSWELGDVIIIKYRLFIIIMGLLVFGIVQFILKKTKIGLVVRAGVLNKEMVEALGINIKRVFLWVFMCGSAMAALGGVLLAPYSGVIHAEMGMEFAILAFVVVVIGGMGSFPGSLFAAMLVGLAGSFMAYYVPDLSLAVNMLLMAVVLIFKPKGLFAIKG from the coding sequence ATGGAATTAATCATGAATTTATCCATCAATGGCCTGGCAACCGGGATGCTCATCTTTTTGCTTGCTGCAGGATTGACATTGATATTCGGTTTGATGGATGTGCTGAACTTTGCTCATGGAGGATTGTTCGCATGGGGAGCCTACAGCGGCGTCTGGGTATATTCAACGACAGGAAGTTTTGTCCTTGCGATTGGAGGCGCCATCCTGACAGGTTTGGTGCTCGGATTCATTACCGAGAAATTAATCATTCAGCCAGTTTACGGAAACCACATCCAGCAAATTCTGATTACGCTTGGGCTCATGCTAGTCCTTTCAGAACTTCTGAAGGTAGTGTGGGGGCCGAATCAAATTTCTGCGAAAACACCAAGTTATCTTAGCGGCAGCTGGGAACTTGGAGATGTCATTATCATAAAATACCGTTTGTTTATTATCATCATGGGCTTGCTTGTCTTCGGCATCGTACAATTCATATTGAAAAAGACGAAGATTGGTCTTGTAGTCAGAGCGGGAGTCCTCAACAAGGAGATGGTGGAAGCTCTTGGAATCAACATAAAGAGAGTGTTTTTATGGGTTTTTATGTGCGGCTCAGCCATGGCGGCACTCGGAGGGGTTCTCCTGGCTCCATACTCCGGTGTGATTCATGCTGAAATGGGGATGGAGTTTGCCATCTTAGCATTCGTCGTTGTAGTAATCGGAGGGATGGGAAGTTTTCCGGGATCCCTATTCGCAGCAATGCTTGTTGGATTGGCGGGTTCATTCATGGCATATTATGTCCCGGATTTATCTCTCGCCGTCAACATGCTGTTAATGGCGGTCGTATTGATTTTCAAACCAAAAGGCTTATTTGCGATAAAGGGGTGA
- a CDS encoding alpha/beta fold hydrolase yields the protein METKEIQLKKVNLSNGEELGYVERKGTGEKVLLIHGNMTSSKHWDILIERMDPNYHVAAVDLRGFGHSTYNSRVRSIKDFSDDVKLFIDAIGWEEFAVIGWSTGGAVGMQFAADYPGYCEKLILLASASTRGYPFFGTKPSGEPDLENRLKTIEEVEADAGKTLAVQGAYDRGDKDFLKAMWDMLIYTHRKPSEEHYEEYLDDMLTQRNLADVYQSLNLFNISPVHNGLTDGTDQAKRINIPVLVLRGDRDYVVNARMAEEIMEDLGSNAEFKELKDCGHSPLIDDLDQLMQEIHGFLAK from the coding sequence ATGGAAACGAAGGAAATCCAGTTGAAAAAAGTTAACCTGTCCAATGGGGAAGAGCTTGGCTATGTGGAACGAAAGGGAACGGGGGAAAAAGTGCTTTTGATCCATGGGAATATGACGTCATCCAAACACTGGGATATTTTGATTGAAAGAATGGATCCCAATTATCATGTCGCTGCCGTGGACCTTAGGGGGTTCGGCCACTCCACTTATAATAGCAGGGTCAGAAGCATCAAGGATTTTTCAGATGACGTAAAATTATTCATCGATGCCATCGGCTGGGAAGAATTTGCCGTGATCGGATGGTCGACTGGAGGGGCGGTAGGAATGCAGTTCGCTGCCGATTATCCTGGGTACTGTGAGAAGCTTATTTTATTGGCATCAGCTTCGACTAGGGGCTATCCTTTCTTCGGAACAAAACCGAGCGGGGAGCCTGATTTGGAAAATAGGCTGAAGACGATTGAAGAAGTCGAAGCAGACGCTGGAAAGACATTGGCCGTTCAGGGGGCATATGACCGTGGGGATAAAGACTTTTTAAAAGCCATGTGGGATATGCTCATTTACACACACCGAAAGCCTTCAGAAGAACATTATGAAGAATATTTGGATGACATGCTCACACAGCGCAATCTTGCTGATGTCTATCAAAGTTTGAATCTATTTAATATCAGCCCCGTACACAACGGATTGACAGATGGGACGGATCAAGCGAAGAGGATCAATATCCCGGTGCTTGTATTAAGAGGCGACCGCGACTACGTAGTGAATGCACGGATGGCAGAAGAAATCATGGAAGATCTGGGGTCGAATGCAGAATTCAAAGAGTTGAAAGACTGCGGCCATTCACCGCTGATTGATGACTTGGATCAACTCATGCAGGAAATCCACGGATTTTTAGCGAAATAA
- the fabG gene encoding 3-oxoacyl-ACP reductase FabG, whose protein sequence is MRLQGKTAIITGGANGIGLAAAKRFAEEGAKVAIGDFDEATGAARAAELKESGHDVEFFQVNVADRKSIDAMVGKVAETFGKIDILINNAGITRDSMLSKMSEEDFQQVIDVNLTGVFHCTQAVLPHLIENGKGKIISTSSVSGVYGNIGQTNYAAAKAAIVGMTKTWAKELGRKGINVNAVAPGFTETNMVAKVPDKVIDQMKSMVPLQRLGKPEDIANAYLFLASDESDYISGTVLHVDGGIMM, encoded by the coding sequence ATGAGACTTCAAGGAAAAACAGCCATTATTACAGGTGGAGCCAATGGAATTGGATTGGCTGCAGCCAAACGTTTTGCAGAAGAAGGAGCAAAAGTAGCAATAGGGGATTTTGATGAAGCGACAGGTGCAGCAAGGGCAGCTGAATTAAAGGAATCAGGACATGATGTTGAATTCTTTCAAGTGAATGTGGCCGACCGCAAAAGCATAGATGCTATGGTTGGTAAAGTGGCGGAAACGTTCGGTAAAATTGACATCCTGATCAATAATGCGGGGATTACCCGTGACAGCATGCTCTCGAAAATGTCTGAAGAGGACTTCCAGCAAGTCATCGATGTCAACTTGACAGGGGTATTTCACTGCACCCAGGCAGTCCTGCCCCATTTAATAGAAAATGGCAAAGGCAAGATCATCAGCACTTCCTCTGTCAGCGGGGTCTATGGCAATATCGGACAGACCAATTATGCAGCTGCCAAAGCAGCCATCGTCGGAATGACGAAAACGTGGGCAAAAGAGCTTGGCCGAAAAGGAATCAACGTCAATGCCGTTGCCCCGGGCTTCACTGAAACGAATATGGTGGCAAAAGTACCGGATAAAGTGATTGATCAAATGAAAAGCATGGTGCCTCTCCAAAGACTCGGGAAACCTGAAGACATCGCCAATGCCTATCTATTCCTGGCGAGCGATGAATCTGATTATATCAGTGGAACAGTCCTGCATGTTGATGGAGGCATCATGATGTAA
- a CDS encoding thiolase family protein: protein MRNVVITSALRTPIGSFGGVFKDLLPTDLAVPVMKAAAEASGLGPDEIDEVILGHCIQRTDQPNTARTAALLAGFSDETTGYTIQRQCASGMQAVISAAMQIQTGMSDIVLAGGVEAMSSSPYVLKQYRWGQRLQHGEIRDTVWEALEDPIHHFMMGETAENLADMHGITREEQDELACLSHQRAVEAMEKGYFESQIVPVAVKNRKEERLIEKDENPRAGLSLEKLSGLKPAFRKNGTVTAGNASSLNDGAAALILMSEEEAERRGAPILARITGYSVAGVDPKVMGRGPVPAVQKGIGKVNWTIDDVDLWEINEAFAAQYLAVEKELGLNREKVNVNGSGISLGHPVGCTGARIVVSLIHELKRRNGKKGVASLCVGGGMGATVFLEV, encoded by the coding sequence ATGCGAAATGTAGTCATCACATCTGCACTGAGGACGCCAATCGGATCATTCGGAGGGGTATTCAAGGACCTGCTTCCTACCGATCTGGCGGTCCCGGTCATGAAAGCGGCAGCTGAAGCAAGCGGGCTAGGCCCGGATGAAATCGATGAAGTGATTTTGGGCCACTGCATCCAGCGAACAGATCAGCCAAATACGGCAAGGACTGCAGCCCTTTTGGCAGGATTCAGCGACGAAACAACGGGCTACACCATCCAGCGCCAGTGTGCAAGCGGGATGCAGGCAGTCATTTCAGCTGCCATGCAGATTCAGACAGGCATGTCAGATATCGTCCTTGCCGGTGGAGTGGAAGCGATGAGCTCAAGCCCTTATGTTTTGAAGCAGTACCGCTGGGGACAGCGCCTTCAGCATGGAGAAATCCGCGACACAGTATGGGAAGCGCTGGAAGATCCGATCCACCATTTCATGATGGGGGAAACAGCAGAAAACCTGGCTGATATGCATGGCATCACCCGCGAAGAACAGGATGAATTGGCGTGCCTTTCACATCAACGGGCAGTGGAAGCAATGGAAAAAGGCTATTTTGAATCCCAGATCGTCCCGGTTGCCGTCAAGAATCGCAAGGAAGAGCGTTTGATCGAAAAGGATGAAAATCCACGGGCCGGGCTCTCTTTGGAGAAGCTTTCAGGACTAAAACCGGCATTCAGGAAGAATGGTACGGTCACAGCAGGGAATGCTTCGAGTCTGAATGATGGGGCAGCCGCACTCATTTTGATGTCTGAGGAAGAAGCTGAACGGAGAGGGGCGCCGATCCTCGCACGCATCACCGGTTATTCCGTAGCAGGAGTAGATCCGAAAGTGATGGGGCGCGGACCTGTACCGGCAGTCCAGAAAGGCATAGGCAAAGTGAATTGGACCATTGATGATGTCGACCTTTGGGAAATCAATGAAGCTTTTGCTGCCCAATACCTGGCGGTGGAAAAAGAGCTTGGGTTGAACAGGGAAAAAGTGAATGTCAACGGAAGCGGAATCAGCTTGGGGCACCCTGTTGGATGCACCGGCGCCCGAATCGTAGTCTCCCTGATTCATGAACTGAAAAGAAGAAATGGAAAAAAAGGTGTGGCCTCCCTTTGCGTCGGCGGCGGAATGGGTGCAACAGTCTTTTTGGAAGTTTGA
- a CDS encoding branched-chain amino acid ABC transporter permease: protein MGKRYQLSTLVMIIAGIVLLAVPYINDSRSFLILMTQIFIFAVFAMSYDILIGFTGIVSFGHAMFFGIGAYATGIILDRFEPTVPTLLISIAAGILLAAVVSFIVGLLTLRLKSHYYAMLTLAFSGLFLVAAEKWRTLTMGNDGFTFRVPDILKDRMDYYFICLVVMFIVYFLLKRITQSPFGKVMVAIRENEQRVESLGFQVLYYKIIASVIAGVIASISGSLYVLSLRFANTSVFSMDTTLDALLMTIIGGVGTLVGPMLGAGLIEFAHHWLTELAKEHPIFERWLIFFGILYILVVMFFPAGIIGTIHGWGRKRILQRKSVKEQKSPAG from the coding sequence ATGGGAAAACGATATCAACTTTCAACTTTAGTCATGATCATTGCAGGGATTGTCCTGCTCGCCGTTCCGTACATAAATGATTCCAGAAGTTTTCTCATTTTGATGACTCAAATTTTTATATTTGCTGTTTTTGCCATGAGCTATGATATTTTGATTGGCTTTACAGGAATCGTTTCGTTCGGGCATGCGATGTTTTTTGGCATCGGGGCTTATGCAACAGGCATCATCCTGGATCGGTTTGAGCCAACAGTCCCTACGCTGCTTATATCGATTGCTGCCGGGATCTTGCTCGCTGCTGTGGTCAGCTTTATTGTGGGGCTCTTAACATTGAGATTGAAAAGCCATTATTACGCCATGCTCACTCTGGCGTTTTCGGGACTGTTTCTGGTGGCAGCCGAAAAGTGGAGGACTTTAACAATGGGCAATGACGGATTTACCTTCCGGGTGCCCGACATCTTAAAAGATCGGATGGACTATTATTTCATATGCTTGGTTGTCATGTTCATCGTGTATTTTTTGTTAAAAAGAATCACCCAGTCGCCATTCGGCAAGGTGATGGTGGCTATCAGGGAAAACGAACAGAGAGTGGAGTCGCTTGGATTTCAAGTACTCTATTATAAAATCATTGCAAGCGTCATTGCAGGCGTCATCGCAAGCATTTCGGGCTCTCTATATGTCCTGTCGCTTAGATTTGCCAATACGAGTGTTTTCTCAATGGATACCACACTAGATGCCCTATTGATGACCATCATTGGCGGGGTGGGGACCCTTGTCGGACCGATGCTTGGAGCCGGATTAATCGAATTTGCCCACCATTGGCTGACCGAATTGGCCAAAGAACATCCAATATTCGAGAGATGGCTGATTTTCTTCGGTATCCTCTACATCCTCGTGGTGATGTTCTTCCCTGCAGGTATCATAGGGACGATTCATGGCTGGGGAAGAAAACGGATCCTGCAAAGAAAATCGGTGAAAGAACAAAAAAGCCCAGCTGGTTGA